A genomic segment from Mycosarcoma maydis chromosome 13, whole genome shotgun sequence encodes:
- a CDS encoding uncharacterized protein (related to Asparaginyl-tRNA synthetase) — MLARASRGSFVRASNSVAASTSHWLGNARRGNAPATCQVGSCPRLLSSSSSTALPRQLPRRSIQHDEHQDDTFRTTPTPYTSNNVSDELSGTDPSIPWFLQTETIDLPRSSDAQSEMPLATQSEASAPANTFSYIPLAPKVTEPNAIAELKSHLLTGPSANLIARPSEQDDQLTPITLIHPASLSKDLSSDAYGINDWIVVVQVKSSAAGSVRRVALDLGQFLKHQRPPAMENGLDLDDFLGPGPSTPRYTKPSVPKSSTPAATPRPKGMSRIEHELGKSLPDWAVHRIALQRKFPDGWRPPKILSREAQEGIRLLHSSDPEQFDVVELSNRFRVSTESIRRILRSGKWAVSGQVRSRQDRRAAERASERESSELAEIRRLQEEHSELVQDGESPTIEQDDLLDNLLEEEDTTPGIQPVRYEGLVMSASDASALGVTSKSKTGGNKGDGNWCLVDADWCMVHVMTEQARFNYDIEGIWRELEVGTTIQRKPWEQEGAFGSASSVAATKPSRPRTKRDVFGEKLDNRKRDKNAAAKFGSSSRGFSSCAKASVQVGARSWSDTVVPESLGQLLSRVQRTFESGSTDPVGVDVKGWLRSTRKQKSITFLELSDGSLSGSRSLQAVVRSSKDSPTSDMDRLAGLTVGTALRLTGHLRPGRGTKIGQEIELDASSVQVLSNCDLTYPLAAVQMQHNSTAIEQGGYSATLAERRNPHLLGRLPRYAAVARTRSRLEHAMGEFLASHDFVKVACPVLTSSDCEGAGEVFQVVADSDARSKHDPAAFWSGSHAYLSVSSQLHLEAAGLGLGRVWTCNPAFRAEGSATNRHLAEFWMLEAEMYFTDLAGILHVTEQMIKAGITAALAGTQDMELLADEAHLSMLASVATAQAWKRITYHEAHQLLSHAPAGTFECAPHVDSGLASEHERYLAAHFGPVFVTHYPLSQKAFYMKRYSSCPTLVECFDLLIPSLGELVGGSVREHRRSSLTENLAELACGVAMSDKLAWYLDDLKKFGGALDHAGFGMGIERLLAWVTNTTSVKDVVPFPRVKGRMRF, encoded by the coding sequence ATGCTCGCACGAGCTTCAAGAGGCTCCTTCGTACGCGCCTCGAACAGCGTGGCAGCGTCCACCTCACACTGGCTCGGAAACGCACGACGCGGCAACGCTCCAGCAACATGTCAGGTGGGATCGTGCCCGCgtctgctcagctcgtcatcgtcaacaGCTTTACCGCGCCAGCTCCCGCGCCGCTCGATCCAGCATGATGAGCATCAAGATGACACCTTCAGaacgacgccgacgcctTATACCAGCAACAACGTCAGCGATGAGCTCAGCGGAACCGATCCTTCCATTCCGTGGTTTCTTCAGACAGAGACAATAGATctgcctcgctcgtcaGATGCTCAGTCCGAGATGCCTTTGGCGACACAATCAGAAGCATCTGCACCCGCAAATACCTTCTCCTACATCCCACTCGCTCCCAAAGTTACCGAGCCCAACGCtatcgccgagctcaagtcgcATCTGCTCACTGGTCCCTCTGCCAACCTGATAGCTCGGCCTAGCGAACAGGACGACCAGCTCACACCTATCACGCTCATTCACCCTGCGTCTCTCTCCAAGGACCTTAGTTCTGACGCATATGGAATCAATGATTGGATCGTCGTGGTCCAAGTCAAGAGCAGCGCTGCAGGTAGTGTGCGCAGAGTAGCTCTCGACCTCGGTCAATTCCTCAAGCACCAGCGACCGCCAGCAATGGAAAATGGGCTTGATCTGGATGACTTTTTGGGTCCAGGTCCATCGACTCCACGATACACAAAACCCAGCGTGCCAAAATCAAGCACACCTGCTGCTACGCCGCGACCGAAAGGCATGTCAAGGATCGAACACGAGCTCGGAAAGAGTCTCCCCGACTGGGCTGTCCACCGTATTGCGCTCCAAAGGAAATTTCCCGACGGCTGGAGACCGCCAAAGATTCTGTCGCGAGAAGCACAGGAAGGTATCCGTCTGCTGCATTCCTCGGACCCGGAGCAGTTTGATGTAGTAGAGCTCAGTAATCGCTTCCGCGTCTCTACCGAAAGCATCCGCCGCATCCTGCGCTCCGGCAAATGGGCCGTCTCTGGACAAGTGAGAAGCAGGCAAGATCGGCGTGCTGCCGAAAGAGCTTCCGAGCGTGAGTCGTCCGAACTCGCCGAGATTCGGCGTCTGCAGGAAGAGCACAGCGAGCTCGTGCAGGACGGTGAATCACCCACCATCGAGCAGGATGATCTGTTAGACAATCTGCTTGAAGAGGAGGATACCACACCCGGTATTCAACCCGTGCGATACGAGGGTCTTGTCATGTCCGCCTCAGACGCTTCTGCTCTCGGcgtgacgagcaagagcaagacagGCGGCAACAAGGGCGATGGCAATTGGTGCCTTGTCGATGCCGATTGGTGCATGGTCCACGTCATGACCGAGCAGGCTCGATTCAACTACGACATTGAAGGCATCTGGCGAGAGCTCGAGGTGGGCACTACGATCCAGCGCAAGCCCTGGGAACAGGAGGGTGCATTTGGCAGTGCATCGTCTGTCGCTGCGACTAAACCGTCTAGACCGAGAACCAAGCGCGACGTGTTTGGAGAGAAACTCGACAATCGCAAGCGCGACAAGAATGCTGCGGCGAAATTCGGGAGCTCAAGCAGAGGCTTTTCGAGTTgcgccaaagccagcgTCCAAGTGGGCGCTCGGTCTTGGTCGGATACTGTGGTACCAGAAAGTCTCGGGCAGTTGCTCTCGCGCGTGCAGCGTACTTTTGAATCGGGCTCTACAGACCCTGTCGGCGTCGATGTCAAGGGTTGGCTTCGTTCGACGCGCAAACAGAAGTCTATCACGTTTCTCGAACTATCCGATGGATCTCTGAGCggctcgcgctcgctccagGCCGTGGTGCGCAGCTCCAAGGATTCGCCTACCTCCGACATGGATCGACTAGCCGGTCTCACCGTTGGCACTGCTCTTCGTCTTACCGGCCATCTTAGGCCGGGACGCGGTACGAAAATAGGTCAAGAAATCGAACTCGACGCCTCTTCGGTCCAAGTGCTGTCCAACTGCGACCTCACCTACCCGCTTGCCGCGGTTCAGATGCAGCACAACAGCACTGCAATTGAACAAGGCGGCTACTCGGccacgctcgccgagcgTCGCAATCCACACCTGCTCGGTCGGCTACCTCGCTATGCAGCCGTGGCACGCACGCGGTCGCGACTGGAACACGCCATGGGCGAGTTTCTGGCCAGTCACGATTTCGTCAAGGTCGCATGTCCCGTGCtcaccagcagcgactGCGAAGGTGCAGGAGAGGTATTTCAGGTCGTCGCGGATAGTGATGCACGCTCAAAACACGACCCGGCTGCGTTCTGGTCCGGGTCTCACGCATACTTGAGCGTGTcatcgcagctgcatctcgaAGCGGCTGGGTTGGGGTTGGGAAGGGTGTGGACTTGTAACCCGGCTTTTAGGGCTGAGGGCAGCGCAACCAATCGACACTTGGCCGAGTTTTGGATGTTGGAAGCCGAGATGTATTTCACTGATCTCGCCGGCATTTTGCATGTCACAGAGCAAATGATCAAGGCGGGTATCACGGCGGCTTTGGCTGGCACCCAAGATATGGAGTTGTTGGCAGATGAAGCGCATCTCTCGATGCTGGCTAGCGTTGCGACTGCGCAAGCGTGGAAGAGGATCACGTATCACGAAGCGCaccagctgctctcgcacGCACCGGCGGGCACGTTCGAATGCGCGCCGCATGTCGATTCAGGTCTAGCGAGCGAACACGAACGCTACCTGGCAGCACACTTTGGACCGGTGTTCGTCACCCACTATCCGCTCTCGCAGAAAGCGTTCTACATGAAACGCTACTCGTCTTGTCCAACGCTGGTTGAGTGCTTCGACCTGCTCATCCCGTCGCTCGGCGAGTTAGTGGGCGGCTCGGTCCGCGAACATCGACGCTCTTCGTTGACCGAAAACCTGGCCGAGCTCGCATGTGGCGTCGCGATGAGCGACAAGCTGGCATGGTACCTGGACGACTTGAAAAAGTTCGGTGGCGCCCTGGACCATGCTGGCTTCGGCATGGGCATAGAGAGGCTACTCGCGTGGGTCACAAATACAACCAGTGTCAAGGACGTAGTTCCGTTCCCTCGCGTCAAGGGCCGCATGCGTTTCTAG